A genomic region of Candidatus Dormiibacterota bacterium contains the following coding sequences:
- a CDS encoding maleylpyruvate isomerase family mycothiol-dependent enzyme translates to MSLRQGAPVRLEVDLSSLLDSLEGLLRRLTGSLEELSPAEWRAPSRCAGWSAADVTGHLCWGVEAGLELLRRAARGSSERLFEGFDPRVTPGLALEPVRGRDPSAHLAALTAGTATLLAEARRLAGRGLEAEADTPLGWVPWPLALNHLLWDAWLHERDILVALGRDAPADPVETGLVAAYQLVPLGGIMLRAGMPGLVDLRLEGTGGGAHRLRAGDEIAIDHPDQPPGEEGCLRGDAVAVIEAISGRDDLAAAATGPEPMRQRARLLAGRLSGA, encoded by the coding sequence ATGTCGCTCCGCCAGGGGGCGCCGGTGCGGCTCGAGGTCGACCTCTCCAGCCTGCTGGACTCGCTGGAGGGCCTGCTCCGGCGGCTGACCGGCTCGCTCGAGGAGCTGAGCCCCGCTGAGTGGCGCGCCCCCAGCCGCTGCGCGGGCTGGTCGGCCGCCGACGTCACCGGGCATCTCTGCTGGGGAGTCGAGGCCGGCCTCGAGCTGCTCCGGCGGGCGGCCCGGGGGTCGAGCGAGCGGCTCTTCGAGGGCTTCGACCCGCGGGTCACCCCCGGTCTCGCCCTCGAGCCGGTGCGCGGGCGTGACCCGTCCGCGCACCTCGCGGCGCTGACCGCGGGCACCGCGACCCTGCTCGCCGAGGCCCGCCGCCTCGCCGGCCGCGGCCTGGAGGCCGAGGCCGACACCCCGCTGGGGTGGGTGCCCTGGCCGCTCGCCCTCAACCACCTGCTCTGGGACGCCTGGCTGCACGAGCGGGACATCCTCGTCGCCCTCGGCCGCGATGCTCCCGCCGACCCGGTGGAGACGGGGCTGGTGGCCGCCTACCAGCTGGTGCCGCTGGGCGGGATCATGCTGCGGGCGGGGATGCCCGGCCTCGTCGACCTCCGGCTCGAGGGGACGGGCGGCGGCGCCCACCGGCTGCGGGCCGGTGACGAGATCGCCATCGACCACCCGGACCAGCCGCCCGGAGAGGAGGGCTGCCTCCGCGGCGACGCCGTCGCCGTGATCGAGGCGATCAGCGGCCGCGACGATCTCGCGGCCGCCGCCACCGGCCCCGAGCCGATGCGTCAGCGCGCCCGCCTGCTCGCCGGGAGGCTCTCCGGGGCGTGA
- the msrB gene encoding peptide-methionine (R)-S-oxide reductase MsrB, protein MSTDVQKTEQQWREELSPAEYDVLRRKGTERPFTGEYVNCHDDGIYRCRACGAELFSSGAKFNSGTGWPSFTEPAIAEAVELHTDRSHGMERTEVTCRRCGSHLGHVFEDGPAPTGQRFCINSVCLRLDPEKG, encoded by the coding sequence ATGAGCACAGACGTCCAGAAGACCGAGCAGCAGTGGCGCGAGGAGCTCTCGCCCGCCGAATACGACGTGCTCCGGCGCAAGGGCACCGAGAGGCCGTTCACCGGCGAGTACGTGAACTGCCACGACGACGGCATCTACCGGTGCCGGGCCTGCGGCGCCGAGCTCTTCAGCTCCGGGGCGAAGTTCAACTCCGGGACGGGCTGGCCGAGCTTCACCGAGCCCGCCATCGCCGAGGCGGTGGAGCTCCACACCGACCGCAGTCACGGGATGGAGCGCACCGAGGTCACCTGCCGGCGCTGCGGCTCGCACCTCGGCCACGTCTTCGAGGACGGCCCCGCCCCGACCGGGCAGCGCTTCTGCATCAACTCCGTCTGCCTCCGCCTCGACCCCGAGAAGGGCTGA
- a CDS encoding acyl-CoA dehydrogenase family protein, translated as MDFHESDEQLMLRQAAAGIARGFGHEWFVRTARAGERCDELWQALAKQGFIGVNTPEAYGGGGMGISELSIVCEEMAAAGCPLLLMLVSPAICASIIAKHGSEEQRERWLPPMSSGAIKMAFAITEPDAGSNSHRISTTATRDGDGWVLRGTKYYISGVDESAAILVVARTGGDPASGRGELSLFIVDVESAGLERSIIPVEIVAPEKQFTLFFDGVRVGADRLIGTEGNGLRQVFVGLNPERIMTAAISNGIGRYALAKAAAYANQRNVWGVPVGAYQGLAHPLAKAKVEVELARLMTQKAAWLYDQGLEAGESANMAKYAAGEAAIAALDQAIQIHGGNGIASEFGLADMWGLARLLRIAPVSREMVLNYVSQHSLGLPKSY; from the coding sequence ATGGACTTCCACGAGAGCGACGAGCAGCTGATGCTGCGCCAGGCGGCGGCGGGGATCGCCCGCGGCTTCGGTCACGAGTGGTTCGTGCGCACGGCGCGCGCCGGGGAGCGGTGCGACGAGCTCTGGCAGGCGCTCGCGAAGCAGGGGTTCATCGGCGTCAACACTCCCGAGGCCTACGGCGGCGGCGGGATGGGGATCTCCGAGCTCTCGATCGTCTGCGAGGAGATGGCGGCGGCCGGCTGCCCGCTGCTGCTGATGCTGGTGTCGCCGGCAATCTGCGCCTCGATCATCGCCAAGCACGGGAGCGAGGAGCAGCGCGAGCGCTGGCTGCCGCCGATGTCGAGCGGGGCGATCAAGATGGCCTTCGCCATCACCGAGCCCGACGCCGGCTCCAACTCCCACCGGATCTCGACCACCGCCACCCGCGACGGCGACGGCTGGGTGCTGCGCGGCACCAAGTACTACATCAGCGGCGTCGACGAGTCCGCGGCCATCCTGGTGGTGGCGCGCACCGGCGGCGACCCGGCGTCCGGCCGCGGCGAGCTCTCGCTGTTCATCGTCGACGTCGAGTCGGCGGGGCTGGAGCGCAGCATCATCCCGGTCGAGATCGTCGCCCCGGAGAAGCAGTTCACCCTCTTCTTCGACGGCGTCCGGGTCGGCGCCGACCGGCTGATCGGCACCGAGGGCAACGGCCTGCGGCAGGTCTTCGTCGGCCTCAACCCGGAGCGGATCATGACCGCGGCGATCAGCAACGGGATCGGCCGCTATGCCCTCGCCAAGGCGGCCGCCTACGCCAACCAGCGCAACGTCTGGGGGGTGCCGGTGGGCGCCTACCAGGGCCTCGCCCATCCCCTCGCGAAGGCGAAGGTCGAGGTCGAGCTGGCCCGGCTGATGACCCAGAAGGCGGCCTGGCTCTACGACCAGGGCCTGGAGGCGGGCGAGTCCGCGAACATGGCGAAGTACGCCGCCGGCGAGGCCGCCATCGCCGCCCTCGACCAGGCGATCCAGATCCACGGCGGCAACGGCATCGCCTCCGAGTTCGGCCTCGCCGACATGTGGGGCCTCGCCCGCCTGCTGCGGATCGCCCCGGTGAGCCGTGAGATGGTCCTCAACTACGTCTCCCAGCACAGCCTCGGCCTGCCCAAGAGCTACTGA